GCGCATGAGAGAGGGTGGCCGGAAAATGTGTACAGATGCTGGAACTCCGCCTCCTTTTCTTTGAACAGGTCAGTCAGTTCCTCCTTAACCGCCATGCCGGCTAGTGGCGCATAGGCGCTGCTGGTCCCTTTGGCAAAGGTGGCAATGTCCGGAACCACGTTAAAATGATCCATGCCCATGTTCTTTCCCGTTCTTCCGAATCCGGTTACCACCTCGTCAACGATGAGCAGAACATCGTATTTGTCGCACGTCTCCCGGATGATCGGAAAATACTCGGGAGGCGGAACAAGCCCACCCCCGGCCGAGGCGACGATCGGCTCAGCAATGAACGCCATAACCGTCTCAGGCCCCTCCTCGAGAATCTTCTTTTCGAGATCAAAGGCACAGTCAATGTCACAACCTGGATACTCCTTTCCAAAAGGACACCGATAGCAGTAGCTCGGCTCAACGCGCGGGTTCTTAAACAGCATCGGGATGAAATCCCTCTGGCGCACCTTAACATCGCCGATTGACAGGGCTAAGAGGGTCATGCCGTGATAACTCAGGTTCCGGGATACGATCTTGTATTTGGCCTCACGACCGGCCAATACATGGTATTGGCGGGCAAACTTGATGGCCGCCTCATTCGCCTCAGACCCACCGGAGCAGAAATACACCTGGTTGAGCTCCGGAGGCATGAGCTTCTTTATGCGCTTGACGAGCTCGATTCGGGCCTCGGAAGCGAAAACCGGCAAGATGTAGGAGACTTGCTCCAGCACCCTCTTTGCAGCTT
The DNA window shown above is from Deltaproteobacteria bacterium and carries:
- a CDS encoding aspartate aminotransferase family protein, which encodes MEIQEVFENMFLPLSGFPPILITKAEGVYLYDSSGARFIDASGGPMAVTIGYGRKEVAEAAKRVLEQVSYILPVFASEARIELVKRIKKLMPPELNQVYFCSGGSEANEAAIKFARQYHVLAGREAKYKIVSRNLSYHGMTLLALSIGDVKVRQRDFIPMLFKNPRVEPSYCYRCPFGKEYPGCDIDCAFDLEKKILEEGPETVMAFIAEPIVASAGGGLVPPPEYFPIIRETCDKYDVLLIVDEVVTGFGRTGKNMGMDHFNVVPDIATFAKGTSSAYAPLAGMAVKEELTDLFKEKEAEFQHLYTFSGHPLSCAIGNEVQRIIEEEGLIGRAEEMGQYLEKKLLELEEFPMVGNIRGKGMLWAIEFVKDKATKEPFPKDKNVKMNIIRTCFLKGVFFYPGYWEDEQGRGDHIMIAPPFIITHEQIDECVRVLRETLQESQDMYLAD